One genomic segment of Salinigranum rubrum includes these proteins:
- a CDS encoding carbon-nitrogen hydrolase family protein — translation MARSPNEEFTLGAAQVAPVYHDKEGTLDRTVEWIERAGREDVDLLVFPETYFPGYPYWRRSTSISRWTDLVVDLSKHSLSVDSDAVELIGEAVDDADLHLVLGTNERSDRVGSETLYNSLFFFDRSGTLVRRHRKLMPTHDERTIWGRGDPSSLATHDTDVGRVGGLICYENHMTLSKAALCAMGEEIHAAAWPGFWEQHGHPGDKSGADSEAAKDTCDIYPAVREYAFETQSFVASCSAYMDDQIPEQFDPDELGFGVGNGGSMLVNPAGIVKAGPVVGEEALLTADFHRDERRATKAYFDAMGHYARWDAVSLQVSNETLDPIRPVTTSRRNPGYRPTAPKNSRRSTTCR, via the coding sequence ATGGCACGAAGCCCGAACGAGGAGTTCACGCTCGGCGCCGCACAGGTCGCGCCCGTGTACCACGACAAGGAGGGGACGCTCGACCGGACCGTCGAGTGGATCGAACGCGCCGGTCGGGAGGACGTCGACCTGCTCGTCTTCCCCGAGACGTACTTCCCGGGGTACCCGTACTGGCGGCGGAGTACCTCCATCTCCCGCTGGACGGACCTCGTCGTCGACCTCTCGAAGCACTCGCTTTCGGTCGACAGCGACGCCGTCGAACTCATCGGCGAAGCCGTCGACGACGCGGACCTCCACCTCGTCCTCGGGACGAACGAACGGAGCGACCGGGTCGGGAGTGAGACGCTGTACAACTCGCTGTTCTTCTTCGACCGTTCTGGTACCCTGGTCCGTCGTCACCGCAAACTGATGCCGACCCACGACGAGCGGACCATCTGGGGCCGCGGCGATCCATCGAGCCTCGCGACCCACGACACCGACGTCGGTCGGGTGGGCGGGCTCATCTGCTACGAGAACCACATGACGCTGTCGAAGGCGGCGCTGTGTGCGATGGGCGAGGAGATTCACGCCGCGGCGTGGCCCGGGTTCTGGGAGCAACACGGCCACCCGGGCGACAAAAGCGGGGCCGACTCGGAAGCCGCGAAAGACACCTGCGATATCTACCCCGCCGTCCGCGAGTACGCCTTCGAGACGCAGTCGTTCGTCGCCTCCTGCTCGGCGTACATGGACGACCAGATTCCCGAGCAGTTCGACCCCGACGAACTCGGATTCGGTGTCGGCAACGGCGGGAGCATGCTCGTCAATCCCGCGGGTATCGTCAAAGCCGGCCCCGTCGTCGGCGAGGAGGCGCTTCTCACGGCGGACTTCCACCGCGACGAGCGGCGGGCGACGAAGGCGTACTTCGACGCGATGGGACACTACGCGCGGTGGGACGCCGTCTCGCTTCAGGTCTCGAACGAGACGCTCGACCCGATTCGCCCCGTGACGACCTCCCGCCGCAACCCCGGTTATCGGCCCACCGCGCCGAAGAACTCGCGACGGAGTACGACGTGCCGATAG
- the tpiA gene encoding triose-phosphate isomerase, with translation MFILVNLKAYPCDPVEVAEAARDVAEESGVRIAVSPQAAHIERVAETGVETWAQHVSPNDHGSYTGSTLAEAVADAGAEGTLLNHSENRLKLADIDASLDAAERAGLETCVCGNNPEQIGAVAALGPDSVAVEPPELIGGDVSVSTADPDIVVDAVDAAGAVDESVDVYCGAGVSTGDDVLAAQDLGATGILLASGVAKAADPRAALKDLVAGL, from the coding sequence ATGTTCATTCTGGTGAACCTCAAGGCGTACCCCTGCGACCCCGTCGAGGTCGCGGAGGCCGCCCGCGACGTCGCCGAGGAGTCCGGTGTACGGATCGCAGTCTCTCCCCAGGCCGCACACATCGAACGCGTCGCCGAGACGGGAGTGGAGACGTGGGCCCAGCACGTCTCGCCGAACGACCACGGCTCGTACACGGGAAGCACGCTCGCCGAGGCGGTCGCAGACGCCGGCGCGGAAGGGACGCTCCTGAACCACTCCGAGAACCGTCTGAAGCTCGCCGACATCGACGCCTCGCTCGATGCGGCCGAGCGCGCCGGCCTCGAAACGTGCGTCTGCGGCAACAACCCCGAGCAGATCGGTGCCGTCGCCGCGCTCGGTCCGGACTCGGTCGCCGTCGAACCGCCGGAACTCATCGGCGGTGACGTGTCGGTCTCGACCGCCGACCCAGACATCGTCGTCGACGCCGTCGACGCTGCCGGTGCCGTCGACGAGAGCGTCGACGTCTACTGCGGGGCCGGTGTCTCGACCGGCGACGACGTCCTCGCCGCGCAGGACCTCGGCGCGACGGGTATCCTTCTCGCGTCGGGCGTCGCCAAGGCCGCGGACCCGCGTGCGGCGCTGAAGGACCTCGTCGCGGGCCTGTAG
- a CDS encoding ATP-binding protein, giving the protein MTERETITVADVSAGPAGDGTDPGTTVTLPAVEILTGRGFITGKSGSGKSNTASVVVEKLLSANFPVLVVDTDGEYYGLKEQFEILHVGADEECDIQVSPEHAEKIASLALEQNVPIILDVSGYLDESEAKSLLLQTTRHLFAKEKKLKKPFLMLVEECHEYIPEGGGMDETGKMLIKVGKRGRKHGLGIVGISQRPADVKKDFITQCDWLVWHRLTWRNDTKVVKRILGKEYSEAIEDMGDGEGFLVTDWSESIRRVQFRRKTTFDAGATPGLEDFERPDLKSVSGDLVDELRTISDEKERRASELADLRQELEKKEHRIAELERELEEARDLRRFADQMAQAMFQKAEAPYRGGEGRNLNRPDERQRALREYEEGEPEAEAAAEATAAADGQRPDQDEQDGRAEGAADASEEAVINAAASADPDADVPFPLATDPEMTDGEVDATNGESVGTAELVSVTSAVDDPDTSTERFDIASPPLPDGEVGVVARDLREQLAEFEAVTRRMLAHYRSQGIADPVTAQVAAGGPGDHKVAYARNRTLRKAGFVRHAGRGKYAYALPDHVRTEYAHRLHPDAFDEAVEAVEAVFVEDGPRRDTTEDDSSDSVETVDDVETAAD; this is encoded by the coding sequence CCGAACGGGAGACAATCACAGTTGCAGACGTAAGCGCCGGCCCGGCCGGTGACGGCACTGACCCGGGAACGACCGTCACGCTCCCGGCCGTCGAAATCCTCACGGGGAGGGGGTTCATCACGGGGAAGTCCGGGTCGGGCAAGTCGAACACGGCCTCGGTCGTCGTCGAGAAACTGCTCTCGGCGAACTTTCCGGTGCTCGTGGTCGACACCGACGGCGAGTACTACGGACTGAAAGAGCAGTTCGAGATCCTCCACGTCGGCGCGGACGAGGAGTGCGACATCCAGGTCAGCCCCGAACACGCCGAGAAGATCGCGTCCCTGGCCCTGGAACAGAACGTCCCCATCATCCTCGACGTCTCCGGCTACCTCGACGAGAGCGAGGCCAAGTCCCTCCTCCTCCAGACCACGCGACACCTGTTCGCGAAGGAGAAGAAGCTGAAGAAGCCGTTCCTGATGCTCGTCGAGGAGTGCCACGAGTACATTCCGGAGGGAGGGGGGATGGACGAGACGGGGAAGATGCTCATCAAGGTCGGCAAACGGGGACGGAAACACGGCCTCGGCATCGTCGGCATCTCCCAGCGGCCGGCGGACGTCAAGAAGGACTTCATCACCCAGTGTGACTGGCTCGTCTGGCACCGGCTCACCTGGCGGAACGACACCAAGGTCGTGAAGCGAATCCTCGGGAAGGAGTACTCCGAGGCCATCGAGGACATGGGCGACGGCGAGGGCTTTCTGGTCACCGACTGGTCGGAGTCGATTCGGAGGGTGCAGTTCCGACGGAAGACGACGTTCGACGCCGGCGCAACGCCTGGATTAGAAGACTTCGAGCGGCCCGACCTCAAGTCGGTGAGCGGCGACCTCGTCGACGAACTCCGGACGATCAGCGACGAGAAGGAACGCCGAGCGTCGGAGCTCGCTGACCTCAGACAGGAACTGGAGAAGAAGGAACACCGAATCGCGGAACTCGAACGCGAGTTGGAAGAAGCCCGCGACCTGCGGCGGTTCGCCGACCAGATGGCTCAGGCGATGTTCCAGAAGGCCGAAGCCCCGTATCGCGGGGGCGAAGGGAGGAACCTCAACCGCCCGGACGAGCGTCAGCGCGCGCTGAGAGAGTACGAAGAAGGCGAACCCGAGGCGGAGGCAGCTGCCGAGGCGACCGCCGCGGCCGACGGACAGCGACCCGATCAGGACGAGCAGGACGGGCGAGCCGAGGGAGCGGCCGACGCGAGCGAGGAGGCCGTGATCAACGCCGCGGCCAGCGCCGACCCCGACGCGGACGTCCCGTTCCCGCTCGCGACCGATCCGGAGATGACCGATGGAGAGGTGGACGCGACGAACGGCGAGTCGGTCGGAACGGCCGAACTCGTGTCGGTCACGTCTGCTGTCGACGACCCCGACACGTCGACGGAACGTTTCGACATCGCGTCGCCGCCGCTCCCCGACGGCGAAGTGGGGGTCGTCGCTCGCGACCTCAGAGAACAGCTCGCCGAGTTCGAGGCGGTGACCCGTCGGATGCTCGCCCACTACCGGTCGCAGGGCATCGCGGACCCGGTCACCGCACAGGTCGCCGCGGGCGGGCCGGGCGACCACAAGGTCGCGTACGCCAGAAACCGGACGCTACGGAAGGCCGGATTCGTCCGACACGCTGGCCGTGGGAAGTACGCGTACGCGCTTCCGGACCACGTGCGGACCGAGTACGCTCATCGGTTGCACCCAGACGCGTTCGACGAGGCGGTCGAGGCGGTCGAAGCCGTGTTCGTCGAGGACGGCCCCCGTCGTGACACGACCGAGGACGACTCGTCGGACAGCGTGGAGACCGTCGACGACGTGGAGACTGCCGCCGACTGA